The following DNA comes from Aquila chrysaetos chrysaetos chromosome 9, bAquChr1.4, whole genome shotgun sequence.
ccccactaTATACCCTGCGTGGGACCCCCATATACACCCTGACCTgactgcccccccaccccggtcccCCCCATACACTCTGTGTGGGACCCCCATGCTCACCCTGACCTGACCCCGCCCCTACCCACGGCCGGGCCGAGCTGAGCCTGCCTGCCCACCCACAGGAGTGGGAAGACTACCGCCTCACCTGGAAGCCGGAGGATTTTGACAACATGAAGAAAGTCCGCCTGCCCTCCAAGCACATCTGGCTGCCCGATGTGGTGCTCTACAACAAGTAGGTGGTTTTCTGGGGGGGGCCGTGtgtgccccagccccagccgggGCTCAGGGTGGTGCCGTTGTACGGCTggggcagggccagggctgATGGTGCATCCCTTCACCCCAGTGCTGATGGGATGTACGAGGTCTCCTTCTACTCCAATGCGGTGATCTCCTACGATGGCAGCATCTTCTGGCTGCCGCCGGCCATCTACAAGAGCGCATGCAAGATCGAGGTGAAGCACTTCCCCTTCGACCAGCAGAACTGCACCATGAAGTTCCGCTCCTGGACCTATGACCGCACTGAGATTGACCTGGTGCTGAAGAGCGAGGTGGCCAGCCTGGATGACTTCACACCCAGCGGTGAGTGGGACATCGTGGCACTGCCGGGACGCCGCAATGAGAATCCCGATGACTCCACCTACGTGGACATCACCTACGACTTCATCATCCGGCGCAAGCCGCTCTTCTACACCATCAACCTCATCATCCCCTGCATCCTCATCACCTCCCTGGCCATCCTCGTCTTCTACCTCCCATCCGACTGCGGTGAGAAGATGACGCTCTGCATCTCTGTCCTGCTCGCCCTCACCGTCTTCCTGCTGCTCATCTCCAAGATCGTGCCACCCACATCGCTAGACGTGCCACTAGTGGGCAAGTACCTTATGTTCACCATGGTGCTGGTGACCTTCTCCATCGTCACCAGCGTCTGTGTCCTCAATGTGCACCACCGCTCACCCACCACGCACACCATGCCACCTTGGGTCCGCACCCTCTTCCTCCGCAAGCTCCCGGCACTGCTCTTCATGAAGCAGCCGCGGCAGAACTGTGCACGCCAGCGCCTGCGCCAGCGCCGGCACACCCAGGAGCGCGCTGCCACCGCCACCCTCTTCCTCCGGGCTGGTGCCCACGCCTGCACCTGCTATGCCAACCCTGGCGCTGCCAAGGCT
Coding sequences within:
- the CHRNB2 gene encoding neuronal acetylcholine receptor subunit beta-2 isoform X2, encoding MALLRVLCLLAALRRSLGTDTEERLVEYLLDPARYNKLIRPATNGSELVTVQLMVSLAQLISVHEREQIMTTNVWLTQEWEDYRLTWKPEDFDNMKKVRLPSKHIWLPDVVLYNNIFWLPPAIYKSACKIEVKHFPFDQQNCTMKFRSWTYDRTEIDLVLKSEVASLDDFTPSGEWDIVALPGRRNENPDDSTYVDITYDFIIRRKPLFYTINLIIPCILITSLAILVFYLPSDCGEKMTLCISVLLALTVFLLLISKIVPPTSLDVPLVGKYLMFTMVLVTFSIVTSVCVLNVHHRSPTTHTMPPWVRTLFLRKLPALLFMKQPRQNCARQRLRQRRHTQERAATATLFLRAGAHACTCYANPGAAKAVGLNGYREQQGQAPAPAAGCACGLEEAVDGVRFIADHMRSEDDDQSVSEDWKYVAMVIDRLFLWIFVFVCVFGTVGMFLQPLFQNYATNSLLQLGQGTPTSK
- the CHRNB2 gene encoding neuronal acetylcholine receptor subunit beta-2 isoform X1, which produces MALLRVLCLLAALRRSLGTDTEERLVEYLLDPARYNKLIRPATNGSELVTVQLMVSLAQLISVHEREQIMTTNVWLTQEWEDYRLTWKPEDFDNMKKVRLPSKHIWLPDVVLYNNADGMYEVSFYSNAVISYDGSIFWLPPAIYKSACKIEVKHFPFDQQNCTMKFRSWTYDRTEIDLVLKSEVASLDDFTPSGEWDIVALPGRRNENPDDSTYVDITYDFIIRRKPLFYTINLIIPCILITSLAILVFYLPSDCGEKMTLCISVLLALTVFLLLISKIVPPTSLDVPLVGKYLMFTMVLVTFSIVTSVCVLNVHHRSPTTHTMPPWVRTLFLRKLPALLFMKQPRQNCARQRLRQRRHTQERAATATLFLRAGAHACTCYANPGAAKAVGLNGYREQQGQAPAPAAGCACGLEEAVDGVRFIADHMRSEDDDQSVSEDWKYVAMVIDRLFLWIFVFVCVFGTVGMFLQPLFQNYATNSLLQLGQGTPTSK